Part of the Vigna angularis cultivar LongXiaoDou No.4 chromosome 1, ASM1680809v1, whole genome shotgun sequence genome, TAGGTCGTCTATCCGAGGCAAAGGATACTTATTCTTGATAGTCAGCTTGTTTAACTGCCTGTAATCAATGTAGAGACGAgaactgccatccttcttcttcactaagagtactggcgctccccaaggtgatgcGCTTGGTCTGATAAACTGCTTGTCCATTAGCTCCTCAATCTGTTCcttgagttcagctaactcTGCTGGCGACATCCGATAGGGTGCAATAGAGATAGGTCCAGCATTCGACACTAGGTCGATAGTAAATTCCACCTCGCGCGGAGGAGGTAATCCAGGCACTTCATCAGGAAATACATCAGGGAATTCATCCACGACTGATCGTTCTCCACTCGACTTACTGGACGATTGCTCATGATTCAAACCTTCAAGTCGTTCGTCCGTATGCGTCATGATCAGAAAACAACTAGCACCATCCACGATGTCTTCCTTTAGCTGACCGAGCGTTACTGATAGCTCTACTTCGTACTCGTCCGGAAACACCAATTCCTTAGCACCACAGTcaatgagaatgcgattggcagccaaccaatccattcctaggaTCACTTCCAAATCCTTTAGGGGTAGGCAGATGAGGTTTACCTTATAATTACGTCCTTCAACCTCTATAGGACATTTAACACATACagtagacgtcctaacctcacccgCTGCTGGGGTTGATActaccaagtcgaactgcatctcgCGTTCGGCTAATCCCAATTTCTTAACACACGCCTTCgaaatgaaggagtgtgttgcccccgaatcatacaacacacaaacaGGCATTCCATGCAATAAGCAAGTACCAGTGACGAGCGTACCTGAACTGGCAGCTTCGGCGCCTGTTATAGCATAAACACGACCAACCGCTTGTGCTCTTCCACCCCGATTCTGTTGCATCCTTCCGACATTTGGCGGCCTCATTACTGCACGCCCGCCCATATTACACTCGTGCTCCATGTGACCGTTTCTTCTACAGCGAGTGCAGTATTTTGCTCCCTCCAACAGAGGACACGACGATCGgtagtgtggtcctccacacttaAAACATCTGACTGATCCATGCTGTCCAGACTGTCCGGCAACAACCATAGCTTGAGAATTTGATGGTTGTGCTGGACGAGCATACGGCAACCTGTTCCGATTCATATTCGGCCTGGACATGATCGGCCCTCTAGCTGGTGGTTGTTGCTTCTTCAATCGTTCTGCTTCAGCCACATTTTTCTCTAACACTTTTGCTCTCTCAATCATGGCAGGAAAAGACTTAATGCAGAGGCTGGATATCAATACCTTAAGATCACTTCTCAgtccattttcaaacttcctgCACTGCCACACTTCACTGGTGGCAAGGGTATGAAAACGGACCAGATGTTTGAACCTGTTGGTGTACTCAGAAACAGACATATTACCTTGCACCAACTGGAGAAATTCCACTTCTTTGCCGAAACGAACACTATCTGGAAAATACTCCTCATAAAACTTCTCCTTGAAGACTTTCCAGGAAATAGGGCTGTGAGATTCCGTTAGCAACATCTTCGCAGTCGACCACCAATGACTGGCCTCTCCAGTCAATAAATATTCAGTGAATGCCAGTCTTCGATCGTTTGGACAATCCTTGGCATCATAGATCTGTTCCATGTCCCTTATCCATTGATCAACTCCGTCAGGAAGGCACTTCCCATCGAACCTTGCAGGGCGATGCTGCAAAAAGCTCTCCAAAGTCCACTCAACCTGATGAGTAGCATTCGAAGTAGATGCTCCCGGCGTACCCCTAGTAGCTGCAAGAATCTCCATTAGTTGCCTCTGAGTCATTTCAGAATTGGCGCGAGCAGCTTCGAGATTTTGTGAATTAGTCGCGTTCTGCTGCATCAGAACAGCATTCTGCTCTTGTAGCTTCTCGATCACAGATTCCAACAGCCTCGTGTTATTGGGCACATCATGTTCATTGGTctgtggtggaggaggaggaagtctaggtgccattgGTTCTCTGGAAAGTAGAGGAAATGATCGTTAGATAAGTTCAAAGAGTCTATATTACTCAATAGACGAATGTCGAGCACACAGCAAAACATGCATGGTGCACTCACAACCTACAAtgtccttaaaagaacaaaactgctctgataccactaatgtgacatcccaaaaatacagtcataactataaatttagaaaaatcacatttaataataatctcaaacagttttacactaaaagtttaaaattttgaaacaaacgaacgctcaaggacgaacgtccttgagtgcAACTTCAACAATAATGACGAGCGCTTAAAACCGCACGTCTCCACAAGAGTTACAAGTGAATAAACCGGACGTACAAGAAagctgaccgaacggtttacagaaacaattaccgaacggtcgaatttaaacttaaacggAAGCAAGAtgtggtcgaacgaccactcagttCAACAAAATACACTACTGGCAGGgcggtctcactgctcggtcttcacttccacatctaccagattctcttcttccagtaactcttccaaacgctcatctctctctgctcacatccacacggatgatcattgcaatgacaagacggacgtacaagaacaaaggacaacacaaggaaaacgaaagggtaagcttacgtaatttaactcatgcatcaacatacaatttcaGGTAAATAATTCAACATACATGCCTATCTCAACATACACATTCATTACATAACAGCCCACTTTAACGTACTCATTAAAtgaaactcaacacgactgattgtccggactgtatgaactctgtgtagcttcggtgttcatgcacccgggtgatgtagtaactggaactctcatcagctgccacccgaggttagtcctatctgtccaaataatcaccaggactaggacctcctgccgttcccacacatgacgtacccccctctacgtgaggacgagtactcacggaacatcaggatgaacaaccggataagcttaccacattcatacattATAACTCTTAATAATCAAGTTTTGAGTCGTTCCTCCTCGGAACGCTCTTTCAAACGTCACAATTTTCCATTCATCTCTTCATCACTTACTATTCATCatcatttactattcatcatgtactgttcattaatctcatgtactgttcattggacgaacgctatttggtgggaaaagagaacgagcgctcaaatgataccgagcactattcggacgaacgctcaattcaaaaccgagcactatttgaacgaacgctcagttggagaccgagcactatttggacgaacgctcagttggagaccgagcactatttggaagAACGCTCAATTcgaaaccgagcactattaggacgaacgctcagttggagaccgagcactatttggacgaacgctcaattgaAAActgagcactattaggacgaacgctcgagtccgagcactatttgaacgaacgctcgaggccgagcactatttatGACGAACGCTCGGTATGAAACCGAACGACACTTTGAGCgtacgttcagtgtaagaccgaacgccttCCAGTACGATCGtccagtgtaagaccgaacgctattctgggcgaacgtctggtgtaagaccgaacgtccagTGACTCAGATTGataaatcttgaaaataaactaagagaAGTTTGGAGAAGTAGTACGAACGGGAAAAATGCActgttacatatatatatacaa contains:
- the LOC128194945 gene encoding uncharacterized protein LOC128194945, whose amino-acid sequence is MAPRLPPPPPQTNEHDVPNNTRLLESVIEKLQEQNAVLMQQNATNSQNLEAARANSEMTQRQLMEILAATRGTPGASTSNATHQVEWTLESFLQHRPARFDGKCLPDGVDQWIRDMEQIYDAKDCPNDRRLAFTEYLLTGEASHWWSTAKMLLTESHSPISWKVFKEKFYEEYFPDSVRFGKEVEFLQLVQGNMSVSEYTNRFKHLVRFHTLATSEVWQCRKFENGLRSDLKVLISSLCIKSFPAMIERAKVLEKNVAEAERLKKQQPPARGPIMSRPNMNRNRLPYARPAQPSNSQAMVVAGQSGQHGSVRCFKCGGPHYRSSCPLLEGAKYCTRCRRNGHMEHECNMGGRAVMRPPNVGRMQQNRGGRAQAVGRVYAITGAEAASSGTLVTGTCLLHGMPVCVLYDSGATHSFISKACVKKLGLAEREMQFDLVVSTPAAGEVRTSTVCVKCPIEVEGRNYKVNLICLPLKDLEVILGMDWLAANRILIDCGAKELVFPDEYEVELSVTLGQLKEDIVDGASCFLIMTHTDERLEGLNHEQSSSKSSGERSVVDEFPDVFPDEVPGLPPPREVEFTIDLVSNAGPISIAPYRMSPAELAELKEQIEELMDKQFIRPSASPWGAPIRVKEEDIQKTAFRSRYGHYEYVVMPFGVTNAPAIFMDYMNCIFRPYLDKFVVVFIDDILVYSKSYEEHEDHLRTVLGILREKELYAKFSKCEFLMKEVQFLGHIVSAGGISVDPAKVRAVLEWESPRSVTEVRSFVGLAGYYRRFIEGFSKIVAPLTQLTRKDQPFAWTDRCEGSFQELKNKLTSAPVLVIPDAAKPFVVYCDASHQGLGCVLMQEKRVVAYASRQLKIHEKNYPTHDLELAAVVFALKIWRHYLYGSTFQKELNMRQRRWLEFLKDYDFELLYHPGKANVVADALSRKVVHVSSMMVRELSLVESFRDLRLQFDLEPNVIKCCTCRISSDVFDRIRVKQREDEELVKILSVLGTDQAKHFNTGTDGLLRYMDRTCIPNDGELKRIILEEGHHSRLSIHPAKAEHQRPGGLLQQLEIPEWKWDSIAMDFVTHLPRTVRNHDSVWVIVDRLTKSAHFLAVNLKMSMTNLAKLYIQEIVRLHGVPSSIVSDRDTRFTSRFWRSLQSELGSKLQMSSAYHPQTDG